A genomic window from Thunnus maccoyii chromosome 2, fThuMac1.1, whole genome shotgun sequence includes:
- the commd1 gene encoding COMM domain-containing protein 1 produces the protein MADVEAAKSLSGLLNGIAQKVYYNNTEITEELLKHELYPELSHEEFKALHEKMKGLLKSIATADMDHAQLEAFLTAQTKKQGGGVTAEQAAALSRFWKSQRVRVRESLLAQSRWEPGLRGLSWRVDLQTAASRGDAAHSGPVALMELELGRTGQDSEFLCLEFDEAKVNQVLKKMSDIQESIDRIVHRT, from the exons atggcGGACGTGGAGGCAGCGAAGTCTCTGAGCGGTCTGTTGAATGGAATAGCTCAGAAAGTTTATTACAACAACACAGAAATCacagaggagctgctgaaaCATGAGTTATATCCCGAACTGTCGCACGAGGAGTTCAAGGCTCTGCACGAGAAGATGAAAGGTCTCTTAAAG TCCATCGCCACGGCAGACATGGACCACGCTCAGCTGGAGGCCTTCCTCACGGCTCAGACCAAGAAGCAGGGCGGTGGCGTGACGGCAGAACAGGCCGCCGCTCTCTCCCGCTTCTGGAAGAGCCAGCGGGTCCGGGTGAGGGAGAGCTTGCTGGCTCAAAGCCGCTGGGAGCCCGGCCTCAGGGGCCTCTCCTGGAGGGTGGACCTCCAGACCGCCGCCAGCCGGGGGGACGCTGCTCACAGCGGCCCCGTCGCTCTGATGGAGCTGGAGCTGGGCAGGACCGGACAG GACTCAGAGTTTTTGTGTCTGGAGTTTGACGAGGCCAAAGTCAACCAGGTGCTGAAGAAGATGTCTGACATCCAGGAGAGCATCGACAGAATAGTTCACCGCACCTAA
- the LOC121913622 gene encoding N-acetyllactosaminide beta-1,3-N-acetylglucosaminyltransferase 2-like — translation MQRGGNMPVTCRKGRLLCIMMMLNIFFCVLLGVSWNLGRAKSGHQKIRVPSKRFWRQQILSESFWNKEQQRLDFIHNPIVNSVLSGDSLVELPDWLNDTGPLKPCEPDYRVSAQIMDYNILPQHLQDFLLHMRCRTYPMLINQPHLCDEKPFLLLVVKSLVPHFERRQAIRETWGRAGVLANQTVATVFLLGNTMSIDHFPDLLGMLGHEAELHRDLLQWDYRDTFFNLTLKEILFLEWFSQHCPQAQYVLKGDDDVFVNTLRIIDLLERLPKTKAKDLFMGDVISNAFPYRDRKLKYFIPESVFVGLYPPYAGGGGYLYSGDLALRLYNASQQVVLYPIDDVYTGMCLKKLGLVPEKHKGFKTFDIEERYRVNPCAYRSLMLVHKRTPQEMLTIWQWIIQPDLDCQ, via the coding sequence ATGCAGAGGGGAGGCAACATGCCTGTGACCTGCAGGAAAGGGAGGTTGCTCTGCATTATGATGATGCTCAACATCTTCTTCTGCGTCCTGTTGGGCGTGTCGTGGAACCTCGGGCGTGCCAAAAGTGGACACCAGAAGATTCGAGTCCCATCCAAGAGGTTTTGGCGCCAACAGATACTGAGCGAATCCTTCTGGAACAAGGAGCAGCAGCGCCTGGACTTCATTCACAACCCCATCGTTAACTCTGTGCTCTCTGGCGACTCCCTCGTCGAGCTGCCGGATTGGCTGAATGACACCGGGCCACTCAAGCCCTGTGAACCAGACTACAGAGTCTCTGCACAAATCATGGACTACAACATCTTACCGCAGCACCTTCAGGATTTCCTTTTGCACATGCGCTGCAGGACTTACCCCATGCTGATCAATCAGCCCCACCTGTGCGATGAAAAACCTTTTCTGCTGCTGGTGGTCAAATCGCTGGTCCCGCACTTTGAGCGGCGGCAGGCTATCCGTGAAACATGGGGGCGGGCGGGTGTTTTAGCCAATCAGACTGTGGCAACGGTGTTCCTGCTAGGCAACACTATGTCCATAGACCACTTCCCAGACCTGCTAGGGATGCTGGGCCACGAGGCGGAGCTTCACAGAGACCTCCTCCAGTGGGACTACAGGGACACTTTCTTCAACCTCACCCTGAAGGAGATCCTCTTCCTGGAATGGTTTAGCCAACACTGTCCCCAAGCTCAGTACGTCCTCAAGGGCGACGATGATGTCTTTGTCAACACCTTAAGGATTATTGATCTCCTGGAACGTCTACCAAAGACCAAGGCCAAGGATCTGTTCATGGGTGATGTTATCAGCAACGCCTTCCCGTACAGAGACCGGAAACTCAAGTATTTTATCCCAGAAAGTGTATTTGTGGGACTGTACCCGCCTTATGCCGGGGGCGGAGGATATTTGTACTCTGGAGATTTAGCACTTCGTCTTTATAACGCATCCCAGCAGGTGGTCTTGTATCCCATTGATGATGTCTATACAGGAATGTGTCTGAAGAAGCTGGGCCTGGTCCCTGAGAAGCACAAAGGCTTCAAGACATTTGACATTGAAGAGAGGTACAGAGTCAACCCCTGCGCCTACAGGAGTCTGATGCTGGTTCACAAACGGACGCCGCAGGAGATGTTGACGATCTGGCAGTGGATTATCCAACCTGACCTGGACTGCCAGTGA